One genomic window of Pseudomonas sp. LFM046 includes the following:
- a CDS encoding AcvB/VirJ family lysyl-phosphatidylglycerol hydrolase, giving the protein MLKRNWRHLLLILIVLLVGALLLLWSRPTPQAKLEHLKAADGSPMTLANPAGAVQHRALLMASGDQRLTDADLLVLARSSNARLLQLDLPAKDCAAQQQRLQQARETLGGEPTLVAGIGPAATFAWRWLAGQGDDNAQALSIDFSLDSPDCPAPLPQKAPHGHWLAAWNDNPDDPSAAFARNQDNAETLISDYDTSLVQLLQQRLAGLLQGQGDPLPVVEVPADQHVDTVTLFYSGDGGWRDLDRAVADEMAKRDYPVVGIDALRYFWQHKSPEQGAADLSRLMKDYREKWGAKRFVLAGYSFGADVLPAFYNRLPQADQQQVDAIILLALARSGSFEIEVQGWLGKAGQEAATGPELAKLPAAKVLCVFGKDEADESGCTQAGAVGENLELPGGHHYDENYPALAEKLLKAVEKRQSSPTET; this is encoded by the coding sequence ATGCTCAAGCGTAACTGGCGACACCTGCTGCTGATCCTGATCGTCCTGCTGGTGGGTGCGCTCCTGCTGCTCTGGAGCCGCCCCACGCCCCAGGCAAAGCTGGAGCACCTGAAGGCCGCCGACGGCAGCCCCATGACCCTGGCCAACCCCGCTGGCGCCGTGCAACACCGGGCCCTGCTGATGGCCAGCGGCGATCAGCGCCTGACCGATGCCGACCTGCTGGTCCTGGCCCGCAGCAGCAATGCCCGGCTGCTGCAGCTGGACCTGCCGGCCAAGGACTGCGCAGCCCAGCAACAGCGCCTGCAACAGGCCCGGGAAACCCTTGGCGGCGAACCCACGCTGGTGGCCGGCATCGGCCCGGCCGCCACCTTTGCCTGGCGCTGGCTGGCCGGCCAGGGCGACGACAACGCCCAGGCCCTGTCCATCGACTTCAGCCTGGACAGCCCGGACTGCCCCGCCCCACTCCCGCAAAAAGCCCCCCACGGCCATTGGCTGGCCGCCTGGAATGACAACCCGGACGACCCCAGTGCCGCCTTCGCCCGCAACCAGGACAACGCCGAGACCCTGATCAGCGACTACGACACCAGCCTGGTCCAGTTGCTGCAGCAGCGCCTGGCCGGTCTGCTCCAGGGCCAGGGCGATCCTCTGCCCGTGGTGGAAGTGCCCGCCGATCAGCACGTCGATACCGTCACCCTGTTCTATTCCGGCGACGGCGGCTGGCGCGACCTGGACCGCGCCGTGGCCGACGAGATGGCCAAGCGAGACTATCCGGTGGTGGGCATCGACGCCCTGCGCTACTTCTGGCAGCACAAGAGCCCGGAACAGGGCGCCGCCGACCTCAGCCGGTTGATGAAGGACTACCGCGAGAAATGGGGTGCCAAGCGCTTCGTGCTGGCGGGCTACTCCTTTGGCGCCGACGTCTTGCCGGCCTTCTACAACCGCCTGCCCCAGGCCGACCAACAGCAGGTGGACGCCATCATCCTGCTGGCCCTGGCCCGCAGCGGCAGCTTCGAGATCGAGGTGCAGGGCTGGCTCGGCAAGGCCGGCCAGGAAGCCGCCACCGGTCCGGAACTGGCGAAACTGCCGGCAGCCAAGGTGCTCTGCGTATTTGGCAAGGACGAGGCGGACGAAAGCGGCTGCACCCAGGCCGGCGCCGTCGGAGAAAACCTGGAATTGCCCGGCGGGCACCATTACGACGAGAACTACCCGGCATTGGCGGAGAAACTGCTGAAAGCGGTGGAGAAACGTCAGAGTAGCCCGACAGAAACCTGA
- a CDS encoding putative quinol monooxygenase has product MYCLLLKTQLRPGSLEAFMDAMRVNAAASVRDEPGCLVFDVLQDRSDPDLVWLYEVYTDEAAFEAHMQTPHFLASRPLVEPLILQQDCIEADSLALNAAH; this is encoded by the coding sequence GTGTACTGCCTGCTTCTGAAGACCCAGCTGCGTCCCGGCAGCCTCGAAGCCTTCATGGACGCCATGCGCGTCAACGCTGCCGCCTCGGTGCGCGACGAGCCCGGTTGTCTGGTGTTCGATGTGCTGCAGGACCGCAGCGATCCCGATCTGGTCTGGCTCTATGAGGTCTACACCGATGAGGCCGCCTTCGAGGCCCACATGCAGACCCCGCACTTCCTGGCCAGTCGGCCACTGGTCGAGCCGCTGATCCTCCAGCAGGACTGCATCGAAGCGGATTCACTGGCGCTGAATGCTGCCCACTGA
- a CDS encoding glutathione S-transferase: MTSENRQVTLYHCPYTRSTGALTLLEELGVEYNLHVMNMKLGEQRKPEFLAINPMGKVPTLTHGDAVVTEQVSVYLYLADLYPEAKLAPPLGNPLRGPYLRWMVFYGSCFEPAVVDRVQKREPIPEQRSPYGDFDSVMNALVSQLKQGPWMLGEQFTAADVLWGSALNWTTQFGLIPEVPVIRDYVGRFIARPSYQRALAKDAELAAAQAATA, encoded by the coding sequence ATGACTAGCGAGAACCGCCAGGTAACCCTCTACCACTGCCCCTACACCCGCTCCACCGGCGCGCTGACCCTGCTGGAAGAACTGGGTGTCGAATACAACCTCCACGTGATGAACATGAAGCTCGGCGAGCAGCGAAAGCCGGAATTCCTCGCCATCAACCCCATGGGCAAGGTGCCCACCCTCACCCACGGCGATGCGGTGGTCACCGAGCAGGTGTCGGTCTACCTCTACCTCGCCGATCTCTACCCTGAAGCCAAGCTGGCGCCGCCCCTGGGCAACCCGCTGCGCGGCCCCTACCTGCGCTGGATGGTGTTCTACGGTTCCTGCTTCGAGCCGGCGGTGGTGGACCGGGTGCAGAAGCGTGAGCCGATCCCCGAGCAGCGCTCGCCCTACGGCGACTTCGACAGCGTGATGAACGCCCTGGTCAGCCAACTGAAGCAGGGGCCCTGGATGCTCGGCGAACAGTTCACCGCCGCTGATGTGCTCTGGGGTAGCGCGCTGAACTGGACCACCCAATTCGGGCTGATCCCGGAGGTGCCGGTGATTCGAGACTATGTCGGCCGCTTCATTGCCCGCCCCTCGTATCAGCGCGCCCTGGCCAAGGACGCCGAACTGGCCGCCGCCCAGGCCGCCACGGCCTGA
- a CDS encoding potassium transporter Kup gives MSDSVTQSAEQHEGHTASGLGMLVAAAGVVYGDIGTSPLYTLKEVFSAQYGVQVNHDGVLGVLSLIFWSLVWVVSIKYMLFVLRADNDGEGGAMALTALAQRAARSRPRLKVAVLLLGLFGTALFYGDSMITPAISVLSAIEGLDLAFEGIGHWVVPLSLIVLVGLFLIQKHGTARIGILFGPIMVLWFSVLGALGLYGIVQQPEVLKAVNPWWCVHFFITHPGVGVAILGAVVLALTGAEALYADMGHFGRKPIARAWFFLVLPGLVLNYFGQGAAILSDASAARNPFYLLAPGWALLPMVLLSTLATVIASQAVISGAFSLTRQAMQLGYIPRMFVQHTSQQEQGQIYISAVNWALMVGVVLLVLGFESSGALASAYGVAVTGTMLITTLLVAVVMLLLWKTPWWLALPVLLGFLFVDSLFFAANVPKIVQGGAFPVIAGAALFTLMTTWKRGKQIVVDRLDETALPLPLFISSIRSQPPIRVQGTAVFLTARPDAVPHALLHNLLHNQVLHDQVVLLTVASEDTPRVPAERRFEVDSYGDGFFRVILHFGFIEEPDVPAALKLCHLNELDFSPMRTTYFLSRETVIPTKRIGMARWREALFAFLLKNANSNLKFFNLPLNRVIELGTQVEI, from the coding sequence ATGAGCGATAGCGTCACCCAATCCGCCGAGCAGCATGAAGGACATACGGCTTCCGGCCTCGGCATGCTGGTGGCCGCTGCGGGCGTGGTCTACGGCGATATCGGCACCAGCCCGTTGTACACCCTGAAGGAGGTCTTCTCCGCCCAGTACGGGGTTCAGGTCAACCACGACGGGGTTCTCGGCGTGCTGTCGCTGATCTTCTGGTCGCTGGTCTGGGTGGTGTCGATCAAGTACATGCTGTTCGTGCTGCGCGCCGACAACGACGGCGAAGGTGGCGCCATGGCCCTGACGGCGCTGGCGCAGCGGGCGGCCAGATCGCGTCCGCGGCTGAAGGTGGCGGTGCTGCTGCTGGGCCTGTTCGGTACGGCGCTGTTCTACGGCGACAGCATGATCACCCCGGCGATTTCGGTGCTCTCTGCCATCGAGGGTCTGGACCTGGCGTTCGAGGGCATCGGCCACTGGGTGGTGCCACTGTCACTGATCGTGCTGGTCGGGCTGTTCCTGATCCAGAAACACGGCACCGCACGCATCGGCATTCTCTTCGGCCCCATCATGGTGCTCTGGTTCAGTGTGCTGGGCGCCTTGGGTCTCTACGGCATCGTCCAGCAGCCGGAAGTGCTGAAGGCCGTCAACCCCTGGTGGTGCGTGCATTTCTTCATCACCCACCCGGGCGTCGGCGTGGCCATCCTCGGCGCCGTGGTACTGGCCTTGACCGGCGCCGAGGCCCTGTACGCCGATATGGGCCACTTCGGCCGCAAGCCCATCGCCCGCGCCTGGTTCTTCCTGGTACTGCCGGGCCTGGTGCTGAACTACTTCGGTCAGGGGGCCGCGATCCTTTCGGATGCCTCCGCTGCACGAAATCCCTTCTACCTGCTGGCGCCGGGCTGGGCACTGCTGCCGATGGTGCTGCTCTCCACCCTGGCCACGGTGATCGCCTCCCAGGCGGTGATTTCCGGGGCCTTCTCCCTGACCCGCCAAGCCATGCAGCTGGGCTACATCCCGCGGATGTTCGTGCAACACACCTCCCAGCAAGAGCAGGGACAGATCTACATCTCCGCCGTGAACTGGGCGCTGATGGTGGGCGTGGTGCTGCTGGTGCTGGGCTTCGAGTCGTCCGGTGCCCTGGCCTCGGCCTACGGTGTGGCGGTGACCGGCACCATGCTGATCACCACCCTGCTGGTTGCGGTGGTGATGCTGCTGCTGTGGAAAACCCCCTGGTGGCTGGCCTTGCCGGTGCTGCTGGGCTTCCTCTTCGTCGACAGCCTGTTCTTTGCCGCCAACGTGCCGAAGATAGTCCAGGGCGGTGCTTTCCCGGTGATCGCCGGTGCGGCGCTGTTCACCCTGATGACCACCTGGAAGCGCGGCAAGCAGATCGTTGTGGATCGCCTGGATGAAACTGCGCTGCCGTTGCCGCTGTTCATCAGCAGCATCCGCTCCCAGCCGCCGATCCGGGTGCAGGGCACGGCAGTGTTCCTTACTGCACGGCCGGACGCGGTGCCCCACGCGTTGCTGCACAACCTGCTGCATAACCAGGTGCTGCACGATCAGGTGGTGCTGCTGACGGTGGCGAGCGAGGACACGCCACGGGTCCCGGCGGAGCGGCGCTTCGAGGTGGATTCGTATGGAGACGGCTTCTTCCGGGTGATCCTGCACTTCGGTTTCATCGAAGAGCCGGACGTGCCGGCGGCGCTGAAGCTCTGCCACCTCAACGAGCTGGACTTCAGCCCGATGCGCACGACTTACTTCCTCAGCCGCGAGACGGTGATCCCCACCAAGCGCATCGGCATGGCGCGTTGGCGCGAGGCGCTGTTTGCCTTCCTGTTGAAGAACGCCAATAGCAACTTGAAGTTTTTCAACCTGCCGCTGAACCGGGTGATCGAGCTGGGGACGCAGGTGGAGATTTGA
- a CDS encoding DUF393 domain-containing protein — MLKVFYDGACPRCIADRRWYESLPRAGEGVEWVDITGRDEELLALGIDPYLALTELHVQDESGHIHRELDAYILLLARVPRLAFVARLIALPLIKPLLSRAYRHWVIRRLQRDGRL; from the coding sequence ATGCTCAAGGTCTTCTACGACGGCGCCTGCCCCCGCTGCATCGCCGATCGCCGCTGGTACGAATCGCTCCCCCGCGCCGGCGAGGGCGTCGAATGGGTCGACATCACCGGCCGCGACGAAGAACTGCTCGCCCTCGGCATCGATCCTTACCTCGCACTCACCGAACTCCACGTTCAGGACGAATCCGGCCACATTCACCGCGAGCTGGACGCGTACATCCTCCTGCTCGCCCGGGTCCCCCGGCTGGCGTTCGTGGCCCGGCTGATCGCCCTGCCGCTGATCAAGCCACTCCTGTCACGCGCATACCGCCACTGGGTAATTCGCCGCCTGCAGCGGGACGGCAGGCTCTAG
- the tsaA gene encoding tRNA (N6-threonylcarbamoyladenosine(37)-N6)-methyltransferase TrmO: MQHSVSPVGYVRSCFKEKFAIPRQPHLAPAARGVLELVPPFDTGDAVAGLEQVSHVWLLFLFHQALEDKPRLKVRPPRLGGNQSIGVFASRSTHRPNGIGQSVVKLEKVEAGRLWLSGIDLLDGTPVIDIKPYVPYADRQDGALNAIADAAPELIPVEWEPAALLQAREHGQRLGEPLAELVEQCLAQDPRPAYQKPEPERRYGARLWDVDVRWHYPEPGRIRVLEIARG; this comes from the coding sequence ATGCAGCACAGCGTCTCCCCCGTCGGTTACGTCCGTTCCTGCTTCAAGGAAAAGTTCGCTATCCCCCGCCAGCCGCACCTGGCCCCCGCCGCCCGCGGGGTGTTGGAGCTGGTGCCGCCGTTCGACACCGGGGATGCCGTGGCGGGGCTGGAGCAGGTCAGCCATGTCTGGCTCCTGTTCCTCTTCCACCAGGCCCTGGAGGACAAACCACGCCTGAAAGTGCGTCCGCCGCGCCTGGGGGGCAACCAGTCCATCGGGGTGTTCGCCAGCCGCTCCACCCACCGGCCCAATGGGATCGGCCAGTCGGTGGTGAAGCTGGAGAAGGTGGAAGCCGGGCGCCTCTGGCTGTCCGGCATCGACCTGCTGGACGGGACTCCCGTCATCGATATCAAGCCCTACGTGCCCTACGCCGACCGCCAGGATGGCGCGCTGAACGCCATCGCCGACGCCGCGCCTGAGTTGATCCCGGTGGAATGGGAGCCGGCCGCGCTGCTCCAGGCCCGCGAGCACGGCCAGCGCCTGGGCGAACCCCTGGCCGAACTGGTGGAGCAGTGCCTGGCCCAGGATCCGCGTCCGGCCTACCAGAAGCCCGAGCCCGAGCGCCGCTACGGCGCCCGCCTGTGGGATGTGGATGTGCGCTGGCATTACCCCGAGCCGGGGCGGATTCGCGTGCTGGAAATCGCGCGGGGCTAA
- the rimO gene encoding 30S ribosomal protein S12 methylthiotransferase RimO, with protein MSTATPKVGFVSLGCPKATVDSERILTQLRMEGYEIVPTYQDADVVVVNTCGFIDSAKAESLDAIGEAIAENGKVIVTGCMGVSEDSIRDVHPSVLAVTGPQQYEQVVNAVHEVVPPKADHDPFIDLVPPQGVKLTPRHYAYLKISEGCNHSCSFCIIPSMRGKLVSRPVGDVLSEAERLVKAGVKELLVISQDTSAYGVDLKYKLDFWNGQPVKTRMLELCEALSAMGVWVRLHYVYPYPNVDDVIPLMAEGKLLPYLDIPFQHASPKVLKAMKRPAFEDKTLARIKKWREICPDLTIRSTFIVGFPGETEEDFQYLLDWLTEAQLDRVGCFQYSPVDGAPANDLGLEPVPDDVKQDRWERFMAHQQAISTARLQLKIGREMDVLIDEVDDEGAVARSWADAPEIDGSVFIESTSVKPGDKVRVRIVDADEYDMWAELV; from the coding sequence ATGTCCACCGCCACCCCCAAAGTCGGATTCGTCAGCCTGGGTTGCCCGAAGGCCACCGTCGACTCCGAACGCATCCTCACCCAGCTGCGCATGGAAGGTTACGAAATCGTACCGACCTACCAGGACGCAGACGTGGTGGTGGTCAACACCTGTGGCTTTATCGACAGCGCCAAGGCCGAATCCCTGGACGCCATTGGCGAGGCCATCGCCGAGAACGGCAAGGTGATCGTCACTGGCTGCATGGGCGTGTCCGAAGACAGCATCCGTGATGTGCACCCAAGCGTGCTGGCCGTGACCGGCCCGCAGCAGTACGAGCAGGTGGTCAACGCCGTGCACGAAGTGGTGCCGCCGAAGGCCGACCACGATCCCTTCATCGACCTGGTACCGCCCCAGGGCGTCAAGCTGACCCCGCGTCACTACGCCTACCTGAAGATTTCCGAAGGCTGCAACCACAGCTGCAGCTTCTGCATCATCCCGTCCATGCGCGGCAAGCTGGTCAGCCGCCCGGTGGGTGACGTGCTCTCCGAGGCCGAGCGCCTGGTCAAGGCTGGCGTGAAGGAGCTGCTGGTGATCTCCCAGGACACCAGCGCCTACGGCGTCGACCTCAAGTACAAGCTCGACTTCTGGAACGGCCAGCCGGTCAAGACCCGCATGCTGGAGCTGTGCGAAGCCCTCTCCGCCATGGGCGTGTGGGTTCGCCTGCACTACGTCTATCCCTACCCGAACGTGGATGACGTGATCCCGCTGATGGCCGAAGGCAAGCTGCTGCCCTACCTGGATATCCCCTTCCAGCACGCCAGCCCGAAGGTGCTCAAGGCCATGAAGCGTCCTGCCTTCGAGGACAAGACCCTGGCCCGCATCAAGAAGTGGCGCGAGATCTGCCCGGATCTGACCATCCGCTCCACCTTCATCGTCGGCTTCCCCGGCGAGACCGAAGAAGACTTCCAGTACCTGCTGGACTGGCTGACCGAGGCTCAACTGGACCGCGTCGGCTGCTTCCAGTACTCCCCCGTGGACGGCGCCCCGGCCAACGACCTCGGCCTGGAGCCGGTGCCGGACGACGTGAAACAGGACCGCTGGGAGCGCTTCATGGCGCACCAACAGGCCATCTCCACCGCCCGCCTGCAGCTGAAGATCGGCCGCGAAATGGACGTGCTGATCGACGAAGTGGACGACGAAGGCGCCGTGGCTCGCTCCTGGGCGGACGCACCGGAAATCGACGGCAGCGTGTTCATCGAGTCCACCAGCGTGAAGCCGGGCGACAAGGTGCGCGTGCGCATCGTGGATGCCGATGAGTACGACATGTGGGCCGAGCTGGTCTGA
- a CDS encoding cytochrome b, translated as MSLKNAPSRYGNLSIALHWLMLILIAAVYACIELKGNFPKGSETRDLLKEWHFMLGLAVFFLVGLRVIGRMISPTPAIKPEPAGWQNALAKLMHLGLYALMIGAPLAGWLILSAAGKPIPFFGMELPALIGPNKELAGDIKELHELAGTAGYWLIGLHAVAALFHHYVVRDNTLVRMMPGRG; from the coding sequence ATGAGTCTCAAGAACGCGCCTTCCCGCTATGGGAACCTGTCCATCGCCCTGCACTGGCTGATGTTGATCCTGATCGCAGCCGTGTACGCCTGCATTGAACTCAAGGGCAATTTCCCCAAGGGCAGCGAAACCCGCGACCTGCTCAAGGAATGGCACTTCATGCTCGGGCTTGCGGTGTTTTTCCTGGTCGGTCTGCGCGTGATCGGCCGGATGATTTCCCCTACCCCGGCCATCAAGCCGGAGCCCGCCGGTTGGCAGAACGCCCTGGCGAAGCTGATGCACCTGGGCCTCTACGCCCTGATGATCGGCGCGCCCCTGGCCGGCTGGCTGATCCTCAGCGCCGCCGGCAAGCCCATCCCCTTCTTCGGCATGGAGCTGCCAGCGCTGATCGGTCCGAACAAGGAACTGGCCGGCGACATCAAGGAACTTCACGAACTGGCAGGCACCGCCGGCTACTGGCTGATCGGCCTGCACGCCGTGGCCGCACTGTTCCATCATTACGTCGTGCGGGATAACACCCTCGTGCGGATGATGCCGGGGCGCGGCTGA